The Cricetulus griseus strain 17A/GY chromosome 9, alternate assembly CriGri-PICRH-1.0, whole genome shotgun sequence genome has a segment encoding these proteins:
- the LOC100759403 gene encoding olfactory receptor 10A7 isoform X2 — MPPFWAAPPLTNHSRSGELEFVLLGFAHVPSLRPMLAVLFLAAFLLTLLGNTLIVLLTSLDPGLRVPMYLFLRQLALVEICFSLDVAPRLLVTLLRPGRGMYPTSCALQLLLVLSCVTTECLLLTVMAWDRFLAICRPLHYGTIMSLRLCHLLATTCWLAGIPVSLVFTIWLFNFPYCGSRGIRHYLCDIAPLLSLVCADTRVFEASVFVATVLIMIIPVCLIVMSYTRILAAVLQMPSASGRHKALSTCASHLIVVILFYGTTGVIHLRPKSSYSPESKQVVSLSYTMVTPMFNPLIYSLRNKEVKAALVRVFIQRRGTFTP, encoded by the coding sequence ATGCCACCATTCTGGGCAGCTCCTCCCTTGACCAATCACAGCCGCTCTGGTGAATTGGAGTTTGTGCTGCTGGGCTTTGCCCATGTGCCCTCCCTGCGCCCAATGCTCGCAGTGCTCTTCCTGGCTGCCTTCCTGCTCACGTTGCTGGGCAACACGCTCATCGTCCTGCTCACCAGCCTGGACCCAGGCCTGCGTGTGCCCATGTACTTGTTCCTGCGTCAGCTCGCGCTCGTGGAGATCTGCTTCTCACTGGACGTGGCGCCCCGTCTGCTGGTGACTCTGCTGCGACCTGGACGCGGGATGTACCCCACGAGCTGTGCCCTGCAGCTGCTCCTTGTGCTGTCCTGTGTCACAACTGAGTGCTTGCTCCTCACAGTCATGGCCTGGGATCGCTTCCTGGCCATTTGCAGGCCACTGCACTATGGCACCATCATGAGCTTGAggctgtgccacctgctggccacCACCTGCTGGCTGGCAGGAATCCCCGTGTCTCTGGTCTTCACCATCTGGCTCTTCAACTTCCCATACTGTGGGTCTCGGGGCATTCGGCACTACCTCTGTGACATAGCACCTCTGCTGAGCCTGGTGTGTGCAGACACCAGAGTCTTCGAGGCCAGTGTGTTCGTGGCCACGGTGTTAATTATGATCATTCCAGTCTGTCTCATAGTCATGTCCTATACCAGGATTCTGGCTGCCGTCCTTCAGATGCCATCAGCTTCTGGGCGCCACAAGGCCCTGTCCACCTGTGCCTCCCACCTCATCGTGGTAATTCTGTTTTATGGCACAACGGGGGTCATCCACTTGCGCCCCAAGTCCAGCTACTCTCCTGAGAGCAAGCAAGTGGTGTCCCTGTCATACACCATGGTGACTCCCATGTTCAACCCCctcatctacagcctgaggaacaaggaGGTCAAAGCTGCCTTAGTTCGTGTCTTCATTCAGAGACGAGGCACCTTTACCCCCTGA